Proteins from a single region of Cytophagaceae bacterium:
- a CDS encoding response regulator transcription factor — MIKVALYEDNLTLRTSLAHLLQNSEEFEFLGAYESPIEILQHCKNALPDVILMDVDMPQMNGIEATKLVKEQYENVNILILTVFEDRDKLFSALQAGASGYLLKKSKIIEIIEAIHEIYNGGSPMTPAIARKVLEFFAQPKVVKNTENNLSDRELDILKCLVDGDSYKMIAANCYISMGTVRSHINNIYKKLHVNSKSEAVVKALMDKLI; from the coding sequence GTGATCAAAGTAGCATTGTACGAAGACAACCTTACCCTTAGAACCAGTTTGGCCCATTTGCTGCAAAATTCGGAGGAGTTTGAATTCCTCGGGGCTTATGAATCACCAATTGAAATTCTTCAGCATTGTAAAAATGCACTTCCAGACGTGATTCTGATGGATGTAGATATGCCTCAAATGAATGGCATAGAGGCCACCAAATTGGTAAAAGAGCAATATGAAAATGTAAATATTTTGATTTTGACGGTTTTTGAAGACCGCGACAAGCTTTTCAGTGCATTGCAAGCTGGTGCATCTGGTTATTTGCTCAAAAAATCCAAAATCATCGAAATCATTGAGGCCATTCATGAGATTTACAATGGAGGCTCACCCATGACCCCGGCCATCGCCCGAAAGGTTCTGGAGTTTTTTGCACAGCCTAAAGTCGTTAAGAATACAGAAAACAACCTATCAGACCGTGAACTGGACATTTTGAAATGTCTCGTTGACGGCGACTCTTACAAAATGATAGCTGCCAATTGCTATATAAGTATGGGTACCGTGCGAAGCCATATTAATAATATATACAAAAAACTACATGTAAATTCAAAGTCTGAGGCGGTGGTGAAAGCTTTGATGGACAAGTTGATTTAG
- a CDS encoding tetratricopeptide repeat protein — MKTLKFKPIRLLTSSLFGLFLSFYILPNKLQAQDPAIIPKTKDSLAIFIKNYTKPDTVYIRAIRPYALKLIYEDLNFKKADSLANVQKAVSEKLNYGRGIYFSYLIKAIIATNKSQPREALRNFKNCLEVVTNYKLHPSLVEASLNNIAVAFDDLGQRDSALVYAMRAIEVQEKNIKIIKLPDSGPYEMVGDIYKYDKKYDKAIEYYLRGQQLATKYDNIKNVAISENSIGNIYDLKKQPQEAIKHYKKALELAETEKYLLLQTDALSNLGRMYTQLKNYPEALKYLNKNLEICKVAESANALSTAYLALGDVYMMQKKYAQAEKYLKEAHKLIDQIEDILDKKATVSALVDFYAETGDFKNAYKFSVQEKQYADSLAAQNSEQLRQDLISKYESDKKEEQIKVLQEEQKNAAFRQNTWIFGAIFGILLVGFAFAYVVSRNRLKQLQASQKLRNQIAADLHDEIGSTLSSISILSELVAFQQKKEQFNPEIMSQVSNDARNVIEKMDEIIWTINPDNDEFYNLETRLKSYAIPMLESKDIDFKFDFSPELESVKIDMGIRRDIYLILKEAINNLVKYSETKSAHIEGRVAGNKLIFKIIDKGIGFDIKEHTDRNGRKNMHSRAKKIDADLDIQSEVGKGTEVILSIKF, encoded by the coding sequence GCAATTATTCCTAAAACAAAGGATTCATTGGCAATTTTCATTAAAAATTATACTAAACCAGATACCGTTTACATAAGGGCCATAAGGCCCTATGCTTTGAAATTAATTTATGAAGACCTCAATTTTAAGAAGGCTGATTCTTTGGCGAATGTACAAAAAGCCGTTTCTGAAAAATTGAACTATGGCCGTGGAATCTATTTCAGTTACCTTATCAAAGCCATAATTGCAACCAATAAATCACAGCCCAGAGAAGCTTTGAGGAATTTTAAAAATTGTCTGGAAGTCGTTACCAATTACAAATTGCACCCTTCTTTGGTAGAAGCTTCACTGAATAATATTGCCGTTGCCTTTGATGACCTTGGACAACGTGATAGTGCCTTGGTTTATGCCATGAGAGCCATAGAAGTGCAGGAAAAAAACATAAAGATTATCAAACTTCCTGATAGTGGCCCTTATGAAATGGTGGGAGACATTTATAAATATGATAAAAAATATGATAAGGCTATTGAATACTATTTGAGAGGTCAGCAATTGGCCACAAAATATGACAATATAAAAAATGTTGCGATATCGGAAAATAGTATTGGCAATATTTACGATTTAAAAAAACAACCTCAAGAAGCCATAAAACACTACAAAAAGGCCCTGGAATTGGCTGAAACCGAAAAGTATTTGCTTTTACAAACCGATGCTTTGTCCAACCTGGGCCGTATGTACACACAATTGAAAAACTATCCCGAGGCTCTGAAGTATTTAAATAAAAACCTTGAAATATGTAAAGTTGCCGAATCTGCCAACGCTTTGAGCACGGCTTATTTGGCATTGGGAGATGTTTATATGATGCAGAAAAAATATGCTCAGGCTGAAAAATATTTGAAAGAAGCCCATAAACTTATCGATCAAATTGAGGATATTTTAGACAAAAAAGCAACAGTATCTGCCCTGGTTGATTTTTATGCTGAAACCGGCGATTTCAAGAATGCTTACAAGTTTTCAGTGCAGGAAAAACAATATGCAGATTCTTTGGCGGCTCAAAATTCCGAACAATTGCGTCAGGATTTGATATCAAAGTATGAAAGTGACAAAAAAGAAGAACAGATAAAAGTATTGCAGGAGGAGCAAAAAAACGCTGCCTTTAGACAAAATACCTGGATTTTCGGTGCCATATTCGGCATTTTGCTGGTTGGTTTTGCATTTGCTTATGTGGTTTCCAGAAACCGTCTGAAACAATTGCAGGCCTCGCAAAAACTCCGCAATCAAATAGCCGCAGACCTACACGATGAGATTGGAAGTACGCTGAGCAGTATTTCTATACTTTCAGAGTTGGTGGCATTTCAACAAAAAAAGGAGCAATTTAATCCTGAAATCATGTCTCAGGTAAGCAATGATGCCAGAAATGTAATTGAAAAAATGGATGAGATCATCTGGACCATCAACCCCGACAATGATGAGTTTTATAATCTCGAAACCCGGCTAAAATCCTATGCTATTCCCATGTTGGAGTCCAAAGACATTGATTTCAAATTTGATTTTTCACCTGAGCTTGAAAGTGTCAAAATAGATATGGGCATACGTAGGGACATCTATTTGATACTGAAAGAAGCCATAAATAATTTGGTAAAATATAGCGAAACTAAAAGTGCTCACATTGAGGGAAGAGTTGCAGGTAACAAATTAATATTCAAAATTATAGACAAAGGAATTGGCTTTGATATAAAAGAACATACGGATAGAAATGGTCGGAAAAATATGCACAGCCGGGCGAAGAAAATTGATGCTGATCTGGACATTCAAAGTGAAGTTGGAAAGGGAACTGAAGTTATTTTGTCCATAAAGTTCTGA